The Vicia villosa cultivar HV-30 ecotype Madison, WI linkage group LG1, Vvil1.0, whole genome shotgun sequence genome includes a region encoding these proteins:
- the LOC131614794 gene encoding monothiol glutaredoxin-S9-like, with amino-acid sequence MEKVMRLATEKGVVIFTKSSCCLCYAVNILFQEVGVYPVIHEIDKDPEGKEMEKAITKLGCNAPVPAVFIGGKLVGSTNEVMSLHLSGSLVPLLRPYQI; translated from the coding sequence ATGGAGAAAGTGATGAGGTTGGCTACCGAAAAGGGTGTGGTGATTTTCACAAAGAGCTCTTGTTGTTTATGCTATGCAGTCAACATTCTGTTTCAAGAAGTTGGAGTGTATCCTGTGATTCATGAAATTGACAAAGATCCTGAAGGGAAGGAAATGGAGAAAGCTATAACAAAGTTGGGATGTAATGCACCTGTTCCTGCTGTGTTCATAGGAGGAAAGCTTGTGGGGTCTACCAATGAAGTAATGTCCCTCCACCTTAGTGGTTCACTCGTTCCATTACTCAGGCCATATCAAATTTAA